The following proteins come from a genomic window of Nostoc sp. ATCC 53789:
- a CDS encoding RNA-guided endonuclease TnpB family protein: MLVFEFKAYGKSAQLVAIDDAIRTAKFIRNSCIRLWMDVKGTGKNDLQKYCAVLAANFPFANELNSMARQASAERAWSSISRFYENCKKGIPGLKGYPQFQKDCRSVEYKSSGWKLADNRKSITFTDKKGIGKLKLKGTRDLHFYQINQIKRVRLVKRADGVYAQFCIDVERSENIEPTGNTVGLDVGLKEYYTDSDGTMVENPKFLLRSEKVLKRSQRRVSRKVKGSKNRGKARQILGKRHLKISRQRKDHAVKLARCVVQSNDLIAYENLSIKNMVKNHCLAKSINDASWYQFRVWIEYFGKVFKRVTVAVNPQYTSLECSSCGEVVKKTLSTRTHVCRCGCVMDRDENAARNILSRGLGTVGHIGTSALDAGNACGDETSTLVGENLQEQVMS; encoded by the coding sequence ATGCTAGTTTTTGAGTTCAAAGCTTATGGAAAGTCAGCGCAACTAGTCGCAATAGATGATGCAATTCGGACTGCAAAGTTCATCCGTAATAGTTGTATTCGGCTATGGATGGACGTTAAAGGCACAGGTAAAAACGACTTGCAAAAATATTGTGCTGTACTTGCAGCTAATTTTCCCTTTGCTAATGAACTTAATTCAATGGCTAGACAGGCTAGTGCTGAAAGGGCATGGTCTTCTATCTCTCGGTTTTATGAAAACTGCAAGAAAGGTATTCCAGGTTTAAAGGGGTATCCCCAGTTCCAAAAAGATTGTCGCTCTGTTGAGTACAAATCATCAGGATGGAAGCTTGCAGATAATCGTAAATCAATAACTTTCACTGACAAAAAAGGTATTGGAAAGTTAAAACTCAAAGGTACTCGTGATTTGCACTTCTACCAAATTAACCAGATTAAACGGGTGAGATTGGTAAAACGCGCAGATGGCGTATATGCTCAATTTTGCATTGATGTAGAACGTTCTGAAAACATAGAACCAACTGGTAACACAGTTGGTTTAGACGTTGGACTTAAGGAATACTACACCGATTCAGATGGAACAATGGTTGAAAACCCAAAGTTTCTGCTAAGGAGTGAAAAAGTTCTCAAGCGTTCACAACGTCGAGTCTCCAGAAAAGTAAAAGGTTCAAAAAATAGAGGCAAGGCAAGACAGATTTTAGGCAAACGCCACCTCAAAATAAGTAGGCAACGTAAAGACCATGCTGTGAAGTTAGCACGGTGCGTAGTTCAGTCTAACGACTTGATAGCCTATGAAAATTTGAGTATTAAAAACATGGTGAAAAATCACTGTTTAGCCAAGTCTATTAATGACGCATCTTGGTATCAGTTTCGTGTCTGGATTGAGTACTTTGGAAAGGTATTTAAACGTGTCACGGTTGCGGTTAATCCGCAATATACAAGCCTTGAATGCTCTAGCTGCGGTGAAGTTGTCAAGAAAACACTATCTACTAGAACGCACGTTTGTAGGTGTGGTTGTGTGATGGATCGTGATGAAAATGCAGCTAGAAATATCCTTAGTCGAGGATTGGGTACGGTAGGGCATATCGGAACCTCTGCGCTAGACGCAGGCAACGCTTGCGGAGATGAAACCTCTACTCTTGTTGGTGAAAACCTGCAAGAGCAAGTTATGTCTTAG
- a CDS encoding response regulator: MTKKQILVIDNEQYIQEVAKICLETVAGWKVETASSGEEGIMKAETYQPDAILLDVMMPEMDGIATFEKLQANPVTKKIPVILLTAKIQASDRRRYNQMGMIGAIAKPFNPLELAAEVALALGWSLEK, from the coding sequence ATGACAAAAAAGCAAATTCTAGTGATTGATAACGAGCAGTATATTCAAGAAGTTGCCAAGATTTGCTTGGAAACGGTTGCAGGCTGGAAAGTTGAAACAGCGAGTTCAGGTGAAGAGGGGATAATGAAAGCTGAGACTTACCAACCAGATGCGATTTTACTAGATGTAATGATGCCAGAGATGGATGGGATTGCCACTTTTGAAAAGTTACAAGCTAATCCGGTAACTAAAAAGATTCCCGTAATTTTGTTAACTGCCAAAATCCAGGCTTCCGATCGCCGTCGTTATAATCAGATGGGAATGATTGGTGCGATCGCTAAACCATTCAATCCGCTAGAATTAGCTGCTGAAGTAGCCTTAGCACTGGGTTGGAGTCTGGAAAAGTAA
- a CDS encoding pentapeptide repeat-containing protein, whose translation MSSKKTDTLLNWLITITVIFGCSLIVIFFALSSIKELSIQEKIQYRNQALTTTAIVFLASAAMFNTYYAAKRAQAMQKNAIAAEKNLEIGLQNAKLNQDRLISERFMGAIAQLGHDKVETRTGAIYALERVAQDFPKEHWTIMEILTAFVRENAPIQQVKVEQQKPEYAPDAYSGRRRGGPRPTQQLEQNLHEEFPTIRTDIQAALTVIGRRNSLEDPKDQKLDLRHIDIRRADLLGVNLQQADLRGSDLSGSDLRGADLSEADLNGAKLIRSILYETKLLKASLCGANLCWANLNRANLSGANLRSANLSGASLRVANLQGANLYKANLQQATLKVANLSGAKLFLANLQGAKLGKANLNLTGLIGANLSGANLNGANLSGANLNAAKLHQTEVYFANLSEASLTEADLHQANLIGANLHRATFYQANLTQANLMGANFLEADLSDVKLEGTILTGAKNLELHQIRKALGDRTTRLPDYIEAPTDWRQSG comes from the coding sequence ATGTCTTCTAAAAAGACAGACACTCTGTTGAATTGGTTGATAACTATAACAGTTATATTTGGCTGCTCATTGATTGTAATTTTCTTTGCTTTGTCCAGTATTAAAGAATTGTCAATTCAGGAAAAAATTCAGTATAGAAACCAAGCTTTAACAACTACTGCAATAGTTTTTCTGGCATCGGCGGCAATGTTTAATACCTATTACGCAGCAAAGCGGGCCCAAGCGATGCAGAAAAATGCGATCGCAGCTGAGAAAAACCTAGAAATTGGCCTTCAAAATGCCAAACTCAATCAAGATAGATTGATTTCAGAACGCTTTATGGGGGCAATTGCCCAGCTTGGTCATGATAAAGTTGAAACCCGAACAGGTGCAATTTATGCCTTAGAAAGAGTTGCTCAGGATTTTCCTAAAGAACACTGGACAATCATGGAAATCCTCACTGCCTTTGTGCGAGAAAATGCACCTATTCAGCAGGTGAAGGTTGAGCAACAAAAGCCTGAATATGCACCAGATGCTTATTCAGGTAGGCGTAGAGGTGGGCCGCGTCCGACACAGCAGTTAGAGCAAAACCTCCATGAAGAATTTCCAACAATCCGCACTGATATTCAAGCAGCCCTAACTGTTATCGGCAGGCGTAATTCACTAGAAGACCCAAAAGATCAGAAACTTGATTTACGTCATATCGACATCAGACGAGCAGACTTGCTAGGAGTTAACCTACAACAAGCAGATTTACGTGGTTCTGACCTGAGTGGGTCTGACCTGCGTGGAGCAGACTTGAGTGAGGCTGACTTAAACGGCGCTAAACTCATTAGGTCTATTCTCTATGAAACCAAATTATTAAAAGCTAGCCTCTGTGGAGCTAACCTATGTTGGGCTAATCTTAATCGTGCTAATCTCTCAGGGGCTAACCTGCGTTCAGCCAACCTTTCTGGAGCAAGTCTGCGTGTAGCGAATCTCCAAGGAGCAAACCTCTATAAAGCCAACTTGCAACAAGCAACTTTGAAAGTCGCCAATTTATCTGGAGCAAAGCTGTTTTTAGCTAACTTGCAAGGTGCAAAACTAGGTAAAGCCAACCTAAATCTAACGGGTTTGATTGGTGCTAACCTTTCAGGGGCTAACCTGAATGGAGCTAATCTTTCAGGGGCTAACTTGAATGCAGCCAAACTCCACCAAACAGAAGTCTATTTTGCCAATCTCTCAGAAGCCAGTTTAACGGAAGCTGACCTGCATCAGGCAAACCTGATTGGAGCGAACCTGCATAGAGCAACCTTTTATCAAGCTAACCTGACTCAGGCAAACCTGATGGGAGCTAACTTTTTAGAAGCTGACCTCAGTGATGTGAAACTGGAAGGGACAATTTTAACAGGGGCTAAAAACTTAGAGTTGCATCAGATTAGAAAGGCACTTGGCGATCGCACCACTCGCCTACCTGATTATATAGAAGCACCGACAGATTGGCGGCAATCAGGTTGA
- a CDS encoding pentapeptide repeat-containing protein: MLTVIINYFHAVKYISSINNSQLAKIYLGIQVFQEKINQTQHKSPKKHLRIAIEQLENNTRENSLAVINDLEQIAKNHPQYHWIIMNILTTFIRKNTLYLPQEEVTINLLEKIRLDIQAALTVIAKRDINKDPENEQLDLSYIDMRGVNLNKANLQKTNLYQANLAGANLTEANLAGAILSAANLEGANLYLANLEGAILSAANLKGANLKGANLHCASLYLADLHGAILNDAILDGANLREAKFSE, from the coding sequence ATGTTGACAGTAATCATTAATTATTTTCACGCTGTAAAATATATTTCATCAATCAATAACAGTCAATTAGCAAAAATATATCTGGGGATACAGGTTTTCCAAGAAAAAATTAACCAAACTCAACATAAGTCCCCAAAAAAGCATTTAAGAATCGCAATTGAACAACTAGAAAATAACACAAGAGAAAACAGTTTAGCTGTAATTAATGATTTAGAGCAAATTGCCAAAAATCATCCACAGTACCACTGGATAATTATGAACATTCTTACTACTTTTATCCGAAAAAATACTCTTTATCTACCTCAAGAAGAAGTAACAATTAATCTGTTAGAAAAAATTCGTCTAGATATTCAAGCAGCCCTTACCGTTATCGCTAAAAGAGATATAAATAAAGACCCAGAAAATGAGCAGCTTGATTTGAGTTATATCGATATGAGAGGAGTAAACCTGAATAAGGCGAATCTACAAAAGACAAACCTTTATCAAGCTAATCTTGCTGGGGCAAACCTCACAGAGGCTAATCTTGCAGGAGCAATTCTCAGTGCGGCTAACCTCGAAGGTGCTAACTTATATTTAGCTAACTTAGAAGGGGCAATTCTTAGTGCAGCAAACCTAAAAGGAGCTAACTTAAAAGGGGCTAACCTGCATTGTGCAAGCTTATATCTAGCTGATTTACATGGAGCAATTCTCAATGATGCCATACTTGATGGGGCAAACCTTAGAGAAGCTAAATTTTCTGAGTAA
- a CDS encoding FAD-dependent oxidoreductase, translated as MLKNLVLIGGGHSHAIALKMFGIKPLPGVHLTLITANQKTAYSGMLPGHIAGFYTHDECHIDLKPLANFAQANLYIDRVVALDLENNKVLCANGLAVDFDVLSIDIGSTPARVSVSGAAEYTIAAKPVSQLLKHWYELIASVGKNPQEPIRIAIAGGGAGGVELAFAMQSHLHQIFHQNQQPIQNLEIHLFQRNIQLMPNYHQSVRHQLQQILTERGIKLHLGENVCNIAPKNSKETREIFEIKCDSGLRVECNKIFWVTQASAPEWLKIAGLGTDEQGFILVEDTLQSQTHPQVFASGDIATMVNYPRPKAGVFAVRQGKPLFNNLQRIILGKSLKPYKPQKQYLSLIGTGDGRALATKGIFTLPPHKLLWHYKDCIDRRFMERFYFEEIRE; from the coding sequence ATGCTTAAAAACTTAGTGCTAATTGGTGGCGGTCACAGCCATGCAATTGCCCTGAAAATGTTTGGAATAAAGCCGTTACCCGGAGTGCATTTGACGTTGATTACTGCAAATCAAAAGACAGCCTACTCTGGAATGTTACCAGGACACATTGCTGGATTTTACACCCATGATGAATGTCATATTGATTTGAAACCATTGGCTAACTTTGCTCAAGCAAATTTGTATATTGACAGAGTAGTTGCCCTAGACTTGGAAAACAACAAAGTTCTCTGTGCTAACGGATTGGCGGTAGATTTTGATGTGCTGTCTATTGATATTGGCAGCACTCCGGCCAGAGTGTCTGTATCAGGAGCAGCAGAATATACGATCGCAGCTAAACCAGTATCTCAGCTATTGAAACATTGGTATGAACTAATTGCCTCTGTAGGTAAAAATCCTCAAGAACCAATTCGTATTGCGATCGCAGGTGGAGGTGCTGGCGGTGTAGAATTGGCGTTTGCGATGCAATCTCATTTACATCAGATTTTCCATCAAAATCAACAACCAATTCAAAATCTGGAAATTCATTTATTTCAGCGTAACATACAACTGATGCCCAATTATCATCAATCAGTACGGCATCAACTTCAGCAAATTCTCACCGAGCGAGGTATTAAGCTACATCTTGGAGAAAATGTGTGTAATATCGCACCTAAAAACTCCAAGGAAACTAGAGAAATATTTGAGATTAAGTGCGACTCTGGTTTGAGAGTAGAGTGTAATAAAATTTTTTGGGTGACACAAGCTTCAGCACCCGAATGGTTAAAAATTGCGGGACTAGGAACTGATGAGCAAGGTTTTATTCTGGTAGAAGACACGTTACAATCTCAAACGCACCCGCAGGTATTTGCATCTGGTGACATCGCCACAATGGTAAATTATCCGCGTCCAAAAGCTGGGGTATTTGCTGTTAGACAAGGTAAACCTTTATTTAATAATTTGCAGCGAATTATATTAGGTAAGTCACTCAAACCCTATAAGCCGCAGAAACAATATTTAAGTCTAATTGGTACAGGAGATGGAAGAGCGCTCGCAACTAAAGGCATCTTTACTTTACCACCTCATAAACTCTTGTGGCATTACAAAGATTGTATTGACCGCCGTTTCATGGAACGCTTTTACTTTGAAGAAATAAGAGAATAG
- a CDS encoding tetratricopeptide repeat protein — protein sequence MNAEEFLSQGLNHSLQGDYQGSNAAYTQAIKLNPNSAEAYHNRGIILTGQLKDYRGAIADFNRAIEINPNFATAYYHRGNARYSLGDYQEAIADYNQALEIDPNLAQSYHSRGNAYFALEKYDKAIADYIQTIETSTQLADNINIDIANAYHNRGVVCFERGDHQGAIADFQQALQWYPNFAAAYSNRGNIHHILGDFHEAIADHDRALQLDPKLAEAYHNRGNAHYSLENYQSAIADYNRALEINPRFAGAYYNRGLVLAHLKEYHPAIEDFNQALKFNPDDVQAYCERGLVRSTLGDYEGAIADYDQALQENPTLALVYGFRANALRRLGDYQGAIEDSNRLLQLNPSLAEGYCDRAAARRSLGDHKGAIKDYDRALQINDKLAAAYYGRGIAREALQDLQGAIDDNTQAIELVPEFSQAYCNRGNTRRLLGDEQGAIADYNQALKINPDLIEAYYNRGSTHYALEAYENAIADYTQALQINPQSAAFYSDRANARYALEDYQGAIEDYSRAIAIDSSFAEDWYNRGRSRSLLGDLQGALTDLNQALQLQPHWASAYILRADVYQNLGDSQGAIADFQKSADLYYQEGNVQYYQQIMELIEQLR from the coding sequence ATGAATGCTGAAGAATTCTTAAGCCAAGGATTGAACCACAGTTTGCAAGGCGATTATCAAGGATCGAACGCAGCTTACACCCAAGCAATCAAGCTCAACCCTAACTCTGCCGAAGCTTACCATAATCGAGGAATTATTCTCACTGGTCAACTCAAAGATTATCGTGGTGCGATCGCAGATTTTAATCGGGCTATAGAAATCAATCCCAATTTTGCTACAGCCTACTATCACCGGGGTAATGCACGTTACTCTTTAGGCGATTATCAAGAAGCGATCGCAGATTATAACCAAGCATTAGAAATTGATCCAAATCTCGCCCAATCCTACCACAGCCGGGGTAATGCCTACTTTGCCTTAGAAAAATACGACAAAGCGATCGCTGACTACATCCAAACAATAGAAACTAGCACCCAGTTAGCTGATAATATCAATATTGATATTGCTAATGCCTATCATAATCGGGGTGTAGTTTGTTTTGAACGGGGCGATCATCAGGGAGCAATCGCAGATTTTCAACAAGCTTTACAGTGGTATCCTAATTTTGCCGCAGCTTACAGCAATCGGGGTAATATTCACCATATCTTAGGAGATTTTCACGAAGCGATCGCCGATCATGACCGAGCATTACAATTAGATCCAAAGTTAGCGGAGGCTTATCATAATCGAGGTAATGCCCACTACTCTTTAGAAAATTATCAAAGTGCGATCGCAGATTACAACCGCGCTCTAGAAATCAATCCCAGGTTTGCTGGAGCATATTACAACCGGGGTTTGGTTCTAGCTCATCTCAAAGAATATCACCCAGCAATTGAGGATTTTAATCAAGCCCTAAAGTTCAATCCTGATGATGTGCAAGCTTATTGTGAACGGGGTCTTGTCCGTAGTACCCTTGGGGATTATGAGGGTGCGATCGCAGATTATGACCAAGCCTTACAAGAAAATCCGACTCTAGCTTTAGTCTATGGCTTTCGGGCGAATGCTCTCCGTCGACTGGGAGACTATCAAGGTGCAATTGAAGATAGCAATCGCTTATTACAACTTAATCCTAGTTTAGCTGAAGGATATTGCGATCGCGCGGCGGCTCGTCGTTCTTTAGGAGATCATAAAGGAGCAATTAAAGATTACGATCGGGCATTACAGATTAATGATAAATTAGCCGCAGCTTATTATGGTCGGGGGATTGCCCGTGAAGCTCTGCAAGATTTACAGGGAGCAATTGATGATAATACCCAAGCGATAGAGTTGGTTCCTGAATTTTCGCAAGCGTATTGTAATCGAGGAAATACTCGTCGTCTTTTGGGGGATGAACAAGGAGCGATCGCAGATTATAATCAAGCATTAAAAATTAATCCTGATTTAATTGAAGCATATTACAATCGCGGTTCGACGCATTACGCTTTAGAAGCTTATGAAAATGCGATCGCAGATTACACCCAAGCTTTACAAATAAATCCTCAATCTGCTGCATTTTACAGCGATCGCGCTAATGCCCGCTATGCTCTAGAAGATTATCAAGGAGCAATCGAAGATTACAGTCGGGCGATCGCGATCGACTCCAGCTTTGCTGAAGACTGGTACAATCGGGGTCGTAGCCGTTCTCTATTGGGAGATTTACAGGGAGCGCTCACAGACTTAAACCAAGCCTTACAGCTTCAGCCTCATTGGGCTTCAGCTTACATCCTGCGAGCAGATGTATACCAAAATCTGGGTGATTCTCAAGGAGCAATTGCGGATTTCCAGAAATCCGCAGATTTGTATTACCAAGAGGGAAATGTTCAGTATTATCAACAAATTATGGAGCTAATTGAACAGCTTCGATGA